A section of the Anabaena cylindrica PCC 7122 genome encodes:
- a CDS encoding 3'-5' exonuclease: MPYITAASEIRCLIAKYSKAQTLWIDTEVADYKSRHPKLSLIQILDNPQDMSGNSIYILDVLEQSEVIADFIEQIMMNVDIEKVFHNASYDVKFLGSKKAKNITCTLEIAKQIPYYILPLPNYQLKTLATVLCNFHGIDKQEQSSDWGIRPLTDEQIEYAYFDCIYLAQIHSQLLALQATINPAPETENLTLLSETYTEVEQQRKLINSEFEHLQERLKKAMQAQNVSETAYCQISNYERKTVKVKFKELVRLMENDDVDLDFSITLTEKIQKDLGKNLEQLEVDIENTPVWRLTAKTTENEVNN, encoded by the coding sequence ATGCCTTATATTACTGCTGCCAGCGAAATTCGTTGCCTGATTGCTAAATATAGCAAAGCACAAACTCTGTGGATAGATACAGAAGTTGCTGACTATAAAAGTCGTCATCCCAAATTATCGCTGATTCAGATATTGGATAATCCTCAAGATATGAGTGGTAATAGCATTTACATTTTGGATGTCTTAGAACAGTCGGAGGTAATTGCTGATTTTATTGAGCAAATAATGATGAATGTGGATATTGAAAAGGTATTTCATAATGCTAGTTATGATGTCAAGTTTTTAGGAAGTAAAAAAGCTAAAAATATTACTTGTACTTTAGAAATTGCCAAACAAATACCCTACTATATTTTACCTTTACCTAATTATCAACTAAAAACTTTAGCTACAGTCTTGTGTAATTTTCATGGTATTGATAAACAAGAACAAAGTAGTGATTGGGGGATAAGACCTTTAACTGATGAGCAAATAGAATATGCTTATTTCGATTGCATTTATTTAGCTCAAATCCACTCACAGTTATTGGCATTGCAAGCCACAATTAACCCAGCACCTGAAACAGAAAACTTAACTCTACTTTCGGAAACATATACGGAAGTTGAACAGCAACGAAAGCTGATTAATTCAGAATTTGAACATTTGCAAGAGCGATTAAAAAAAGCTATGCAGGCTCAAAATGTGTCAGAAACGGCATATTGCCAAATCAGTAATTATGAACGCAAAACTGTAAAAGTTAAGTTTAAAGAATTAGTACGATTAATGGAAAATGACGATGTTGATTTAGATTTTTCAATTACGCTGACTGAAAAAATACAAAAAGATTTAGGTAAAAACTTGGAACAATTAGAGGTGGATATCGAAAATACTCCTGTGTGGCGACTAACTGCCAAAACAACAGAAAATGAGGTAAATAATTAG
- a CDS encoding NADP-dependent oxidoreductase, translating to MQKLINRQWRLASRPVGEIKESDFEYREEPIPSPKDGEILVRNIYLSLDPTHRIWMSDRPQYMPPIGIGEVMRGLVIGVVEDSKNLKFQPGDLVSGALGWQNYAIASSGNLIKLPQPLAVPLTAFMGPLSFIGCTAYFGLLDIGKPQAGETVVVSAASGAVGSLVGQIAKIKGCRVVGITGSEEKCQWLLEELGFDAAINYKTADLIPALAKFCPHGIDVYFENVGGAILDAVLTQVNLNARIPLCGLISTYNAEEAVPGPYNFSQILMKRVLVQGFIVNDYVSQWDVAFRDIGQWLQEGKIKYTQEIVPGLENAPQAILKLFDGRKMGKLIIQISDEP from the coding sequence ATGCAAAAATTAATAAATCGTCAGTGGCGTTTGGCTAGTCGTCCTGTTGGTGAAATCAAAGAAAGTGATTTTGAGTATCGGGAAGAACCAATTCCCAGTCCAAAAGATGGTGAAATACTGGTACGCAATATCTATCTTTCTCTAGATCCTACCCATCGTATTTGGATGAGCGATAGACCCCAGTATATGCCTCCTATAGGAATTGGGGAAGTCATGCGTGGTTTAGTTATCGGTGTTGTTGAAGATTCCAAAAATCTCAAATTTCAACCAGGAGATTTAGTTTCTGGTGCGCTAGGATGGCAAAATTACGCAATAGCTTCCTCTGGAAACCTTATCAAATTACCTCAACCTTTAGCAGTTCCTCTCACTGCTTTTATGGGTCCCCTCAGTTTTATTGGTTGTACCGCCTATTTTGGACTACTGGATATAGGAAAACCCCAAGCAGGGGAAACTGTTGTTGTTTCAGCAGCTTCCGGTGCAGTTGGTTCCCTGGTGGGACAAATTGCCAAAATTAAAGGTTGTCGTGTGGTAGGTATCACTGGTTCTGAGGAGAAATGTCAATGGTTGCTAGAAGAACTCGGTTTTGATGCTGCAATTAACTATAAAACCGCAGATTTAATCCCAGCTTTAGCAAAATTCTGTCCTCATGGTATTGATGTGTATTTTGAGAATGTTGGCGGTGCAATTCTTGATGCTGTTTTGACACAGGTAAATTTAAATGCACGCATTCCTCTATGCGGGTTAATTTCCACTTATAATGCTGAAGAAGCTGTACCTGGCCCCTATAATTTCAGCCAGATTTTAATGAAGCGCGTGCTTGTACAAGGTTTTATTGTCAATGATTATGTTTCGCAATGGGATGTTGCTTTTAGAGATATTGGTCAGTGGTTACAAGAAGGTAAAATTAAATATACTCAAGAAATTGTTCCAGGTTTGGAAAATGCACCCCAAGCAATTCTCAAACTTTTTGATGGTCGTAAGATGGGAAAATTGATCATACAAATTTCTGACGAACCATAA
- the fba gene encoding class II fructose-bisphosphate aldolase (catalyzes the reversible aldol condensation of dihydroxyacetonephosphate and glyceraldehyde 3-phosphate in the Calvin cycle, glycolysis, and/or gluconeogenesis) codes for MALVPMRLLLDHAAENGYGIPAFNVNNLEQIQAIMKAAAETDSPVILQASRGARNYAGENFLRHLILAAVETYPEIPIVMHQDHGNAPSTCYSAIKNNFTSVMMDGSLEADAKTPASFEYNVKVTSEVVNVAHSLGVSVEGELGCLGSLETGAGEAEDGHGFEGTLDHSQLLTDPDEAVSFVEATQVDALAVAIGTSHGAYKFTRKPTGEILAISRIEEIHRRLPNTHLVMHGSSSVPEDLLALINQYGGAIPETYGVPVEEIQKGIKSGVRKVNIDTDNRLAITAAVREALAANPKEFDPRHFLKPSIKYMQKVCSDRYQEFGTAGNASKIKQVSLEDFAAKYAKGELVMRAAAKV; via the coding sequence ATGGCGCTTGTACCAATGCGGTTGCTTTTGGATCACGCTGCTGAAAACGGTTACGGCATACCAGCTTTTAACGTTAACAACTTAGAGCAGATTCAGGCAATCATGAAAGCGGCGGCTGAGACAGATAGCCCCGTAATTTTACAAGCTTCTCGCGGCGCTCGTAATTATGCCGGAGAAAACTTTCTACGCCACCTGATTTTGGCAGCAGTAGAAACCTACCCTGAGATTCCCATTGTCATGCACCAAGATCATGGTAATGCTCCTTCTACCTGCTACTCAGCAATCAAGAACAACTTCACCAGCGTGATGATGGATGGTTCTTTAGAAGCTGACGCTAAGACACCTGCAAGCTTTGAGTACAACGTTAAAGTTACCAGCGAAGTTGTCAACGTCGCTCACTCCTTGGGTGTCAGCGTTGAAGGTGAACTCGGTTGTTTAGGTTCTCTAGAAACCGGTGCTGGTGAAGCTGAAGATGGTCACGGTTTTGAAGGTACACTAGACCATTCTCAACTGTTAACTGACCCTGATGAAGCTGTTAGCTTTGTAGAAGCAACTCAAGTAGATGCTTTGGCTGTTGCTATCGGTACTAGCCACGGTGCTTACAAGTTTACCCGTAAGCCTACTGGGGAAATTTTGGCTATCAGCCGTATCGAAGAAATTCACCGTCGTTTGCCTAACACCCACTTGGTAATGCATGGTTCTTCTTCTGTACCAGAAGATTTACTTGCACTTATTAACCAATATGGTGGTGCAATTCCTGAAACCTACGGTGTACCTGTAGAAGAAATTCAAAAAGGTATCAAGAGTGGTGTACGTAAAGTAAATATCGACACCGATAATCGTCTAGCTATCACTGCTGCTGTCCGTGAAGCTTTGGCAGCTAATCCTAAGGAATTTGATCCTCGTCACTTCCTCAAGCCTTCTATCAAATATATGCAGAAGGTTTGTTCAGATCGCTATCAAGAATTTGGTACCGCTGGTAATGCAAGCAAGATTAAGCAAGTTTCTTTAGAAGATTTTGCTGCTAAATATGCTAAGGGCGAATTGGTAATGAGAGCTGCTGCTAAGGTTTAA
- a CDS encoding sodium:solute symporter family protein, whose product MSVELWTIILVGLSFVVYIYIGWQSRVENTKDFFIAGQGIPSIANGAATAADWMSAASFISMAGLISFLGYDGSIYLMGWTGGYVLLALLLAPYLRKFGKYTVPDFVGDRYYSNIARLVAVVAAIFISLTYVAGQMRGVGIVFSRFLQVDVNTGVIIGMIIVGFFAVLGGMKGITWTQVAQYCVLIFAYLIPAIAIAYKLTGNPIPQLAFTTSDIADKLNLIQLDLGFKEYTQPFANKSMIDVLFITIALMVGTAGLPHIIVRFYTVKSVRAARFSAGWALLFIAILYTTAPAVGMFSRYNLITSLHNQTIAEVQKLDWVNKWEKTKLLTFEDKNKDGRLQLTPNQETNEITIDKDIIVLSTPEVANLPPWVIALVAAGGLAAALSTASGLLLVISSSVAHDVYYRIFDSTASEEKRVFVGRVVVGFALVLAGYFGVNPPGFVSEVVAFAFGLAAASFFPVIFLGIFDKRTNSEGAIAGMLTGLIFTIIYIVGVKFAGMSPWFFGVSAEGIGTLGMIINFIVTLIVSRLTPPPPAEIQALVEDLRTPIIEE is encoded by the coding sequence GTGTCAGTTGAACTTTGGACGATTATCTTAGTTGGACTTTCTTTTGTTGTTTACATTTACATTGGTTGGCAATCACGAGTAGAAAATACTAAAGACTTTTTTATTGCCGGTCAGGGAATACCTTCAATTGCCAATGGTGCGGCTACTGCGGCTGATTGGATGTCTGCGGCTTCGTTTATTTCCATGGCGGGGTTAATTTCGTTTTTGGGATATGACGGTTCTATTTATTTGATGGGTTGGACTGGTGGCTATGTTTTACTAGCATTATTATTAGCGCCTTATCTGCGGAAATTTGGTAAATATACAGTTCCCGATTTTGTAGGCGATCGCTATTATTCTAACATAGCCCGGTTGGTGGCGGTAGTTGCAGCCATTTTTATTTCTCTCACATACGTCGCTGGACAAATGCGGGGGGTGGGAATTGTCTTTAGCCGCTTTTTACAAGTAGACGTGAATACAGGTGTCATCATTGGGATGATCATTGTTGGCTTTTTTGCGGTTTTGGGAGGCATGAAAGGCATTACCTGGACGCAAGTAGCTCAGTATTGCGTATTGATTTTCGCATATTTGATTCCCGCAATTGCGATCGCATACAAACTAACAGGTAATCCTATTCCCCAACTAGCTTTTACCACTAGTGATATCGCTGATAAACTCAACCTTATTCAACTTGACTTAGGTTTTAAAGAATACACTCAGCCCTTTGCCAACAAATCAATGATCGATGTGCTATTCATCACCATTGCTTTGATGGTAGGAACTGCCGGTTTACCCCATATCATTGTCCGGTTTTACACAGTAAAAAGTGTTCGTGCTGCCCGGTTTTCTGCTGGTTGGGCGTTATTATTTATCGCCATTCTCTATACCACAGCCCCGGCAGTCGGGATGTTTTCTCGTTATAATCTAATTACTTCTTTGCATAATCAAACAATTGCCGAAGTACAGAAATTAGATTGGGTAAATAAGTGGGAAAAAACCAAACTTCTAACTTTTGAAGATAAAAATAAAGATGGACGTTTGCAACTAACCCCTAATCAAGAAACCAACGAAATTACAATTGATAAAGATATCATAGTTCTTTCTACCCCAGAAGTTGCTAATCTTCCCCCTTGGGTAATTGCTTTAGTAGCGGCTGGTGGTTTAGCGGCTGCTTTATCCACAGCATCGGGTTTATTATTAGTAATTTCTAGTTCCGTTGCCCATGATGTTTATTACCGCATTTTTGATTCCACAGCTTCAGAGGAAAAACGGGTATTTGTAGGGCGGGTTGTCGTTGGTTTTGCCCTGGTTCTCGCTGGATATTTTGGGGTAAATCCACCGGGATTCGTGAGTGAAGTGGTAGCTTTTGCCTTCGGTTTAGCGGCTGCAAGCTTCTTCCCGGTAATATTTTTGGGTATTTTCGACAAACGCACTAATTCTGAAGGTGCAATTGCTGGAATGTTAACAGGTTTGATATTTACAATTATCTACATCGTCGGCGTAAAATTTGCCGGGATGTCACCCTGGTTCTTTGGTGTTTCTGCTGAAGGAATTGGGACTTTAGGAATGATTATTAACTTTATTGTCACCCTGATAGTTTCCCGACTAACACCACCCCCACCCGCAGAAATTCAGGCTTTGGTAGAAGATTTACGCACCCCGATCATTGAAGAATAA
- a CDS encoding carbon-nitrogen hydrolase family protein yields the protein MKSYLAAAIQMTSVPDLQKNLTQAEELIDLAVRQGAELVGLPENFSFMGEEKDKLAQADALAQVTETFLIKMAQRFQVTILGGGFPVPVGDGTGKVYNTALLINPNGQELARYHKAHLFDVNVPDGNTYQESSTVMAGKALPPVHFSDNLGNLGLSICYDVRFPELYRHLADKGADVVFVPAAFTAFTGKDHWQVLLQARAIENTCYVIAPAQTGTNYARRQTHGHAMIIDPWGVILADAGDKPGVAIAEIKPTRLEQVRRQMPSLQHRVF from the coding sequence ATGAAGTCTTATTTAGCCGCCGCTATTCAAATGACCAGTGTGCCTGATCTACAGAAAAACTTGACACAGGCAGAGGAATTAATTGATTTGGCTGTGCGTCAGGGTGCAGAATTGGTAGGGTTGCCAGAAAATTTCTCTTTTATGGGAGAAGAAAAAGACAAACTTGCTCAAGCAGATGCTCTTGCTCAAGTAACGGAAACATTTTTAATTAAAATGGCGCAGCGCTTTCAAGTAACTATACTCGGCGGCGGCTTTCCTGTACCCGTAGGAGACGGCACAGGCAAAGTCTATAACACAGCCTTACTCATTAACCCCAATGGCCAAGAACTGGCCCGTTACCACAAGGCACATTTATTTGATGTCAATGTTCCTGATGGTAACACTTATCAAGAATCTAGTACTGTTATGGCTGGTAAAGCTTTACCCCCAGTCCATTTTTCCGACAACCTGGGTAATCTAGGACTTTCTATTTGCTATGATGTCCGCTTCCCCGAACTGTATCGACATCTAGCAGACAAGGGAGCGGATGTTGTTTTTGTTCCTGCGGCTTTCACGGCTTTTACGGGTAAAGACCATTGGCAAGTATTGTTGCAAGCCAGAGCGATTGAAAACACTTGTTACGTCATTGCTCCTGCCCAAACTGGCACTAACTACGCCCGTCGTCAAACTCACGGTCATGCGATGATTATCGACCCTTGGGGGGTAATTCTAGCAGATGCCGGAGATAAACCAGGAGTTGCGATCGCAGAAATTAAACCCACCAGACTAGAACAAGTACGCCGCCAAATGCCATCTTTACAGCATCGCGTGTTTTAG
- a CDS encoding HNH endonuclease — protein MTVNDATRKLVRERAKFLCEYCHSLEEASAALFAIDHIIPQSISGSSDDPDNLALACQRCNGYRYNFTTGIDPETKEIIPIFNPRKQKWSDHFIWSLDSLKIIGITPTERATCNRLDLNDERHNEGSIIKARRFWVKGGWHPPYEDPRQKEED, from the coding sequence ATGACAGTTAATGATGCAACGAGAAAATTAGTCAGGGAAAGAGCTAAATTCCTGTGTGAATACTGTCATTCTTTAGAAGAAGCAAGTGCAGCTTTATTTGCTATTGACCATATTATTCCCCAATCTATCTCTGGTTCATCTGATGACCCTGATAATTTAGCTTTAGCTTGTCAACGTTGTAACGGATATCGCTATAATTTTACAACTGGTATTGACCCGGAAACTAAAGAAATAATCCCAATATTTAATCCACGAAAACAAAAATGGTCTGACCATTTTATTTGGTCATTAGACAGTTTAAAAATTATCGGTATTACTCCTACAGAAAGGGCTACTTGCAATCGCTTAGACCTCAATGATGAACGGCATAATGAAGGTTCTATTATAAAAGCACGTCGTTTTTGGGTAAAAGGTGGTTGGCATCCACCATATGAAGATCCCCGACAAAAAGAGGAAGATTGA
- a CDS encoding DUF4212 domain-containing protein has product MDEDQRRAYWRANTTLIRNLLIIWALVSLVFSILLVEPLNSIRFFGVPFGFWMAQQGSILVFVVLIFTYAFQMDKLDRKYNTKK; this is encoded by the coding sequence ATGGACGAAGATCAGCGTCGCGCTTATTGGCGTGCTAACACCACCTTAATTAGAAATCTTTTAATTATTTGGGCTTTAGTGTCCCTAGTTTTTAGTATTTTATTGGTTGAACCATTAAATTCAATTCGCTTTTTTGGTGTTCCCTTTGGCTTTTGGATGGCACAACAAGGATCAATTTTGGTTTTTGTGGTATTGATTTTTACTTACGCTTTCCAAATGGATAAATTAGACCGCAAATATAATACCAAAAAGTGA
- a CDS encoding RNA recognition motif domain-containing protein gives MSIYVGNLSYEVTQDNLTAVFAEYGSVKRVQLPTDRETGKLRGFGFVEMGTDEEETTAIDALDGAEWMGRDLKVNKAKPREDRGGSFGGGNRSGGGGARNRY, from the coding sequence ATGTCAATTTACGTAGGCAACCTCTCTTATGAAGTTACCCAAGACAACCTAACTGCGGTCTTTGCAGAATATGGTTCAGTGAAACGTGTTCAACTACCTACCGACCGTGAAACAGGTAAACTGCGCGGTTTTGGTTTCGTAGAAATGGGTACAGATGAAGAAGAAACCACAGCTATTGATGCCCTCGATGGCGCTGAGTGGATGGGACGTGACCTTAAAGTAAATAAGGCTAAACCCAGAGAAGACAGAGGTGGCTCCTTCGGTGGTGGTAATCGCAGTGGTGGCGGCGGCGCTCGTAACCGTTACTAA
- a CDS encoding NHL repeat containing protein yields the protein MQNINSSILVGNTRGDNVLRFDAYTGNYLGEFITSGLGGLEDPDTLLFGPDGNGDGKSDLYIASRSEVGGSSILRFDGQTGNFIDVFVGDNPDTALDESGGLVRPYGIAYGPDGNFYVASFLSDQILRYNGSTGEFIDVFAQGNGQVGGLNGPNGLLFINNSLYVTTQGSVAKVNPDTGEAFPDFSAGLSSQVLRYNSLIAGATPTVFATPQPSPDSFGFVSLLGLALGEDGDLYVSDFANDIRRYDLESGELVDTLSTNYTTETPPSNNFIGSLAFAPNGDLLTVGFDVTTEQGAILKYDTESSSPVNPFQVLVPTNPVLERPVGITFFPTESQLVFGTPGNDELIAGVDLEAVVDIVFTGGGSDEVDLAIKSHASDNRAFLGSGNDIIYVNNSDRAFGGSGDDIFDATDGKGDSRMSGGSGHDTFYLGSVDRALGGDGNDKFFVQSGGDNLISGGAGADHFFIANAELPDTANTILDFEIGIDVISINGAAALGISAATLLLHEMSGNTEISFGDKTLAILNGVTNLDINLIKFDVFI from the coding sequence ATGCAAAACATAAATAGTAGTATTCTAGTTGGTAACACCAGAGGCGATAATGTTCTCCGCTTTGATGCTTATACAGGAAACTATTTAGGTGAGTTTATCACCTCTGGTTTGGGTGGACTGGAAGACCCCGACACCTTACTCTTTGGGCCAGATGGAAATGGTGATGGTAAAAGCGACCTTTATATAGCCAGTAGATCAGAAGTAGGAGGTTCTTCTATATTGAGGTTTGATGGTCAAACTGGTAACTTTATTGATGTATTTGTGGGAGATAACCCAGATACAGCATTAGATGAAAGCGGAGGGTTAGTTCGTCCCTACGGTATTGCTTATGGTCCAGATGGTAATTTTTACGTTGCTAGTTTCCTCAGTGACCAAATATTGCGTTACAACGGTTCAACTGGTGAATTCATTGATGTTTTTGCCCAGGGAAATGGTCAAGTAGGTGGTTTAAATGGACCCAACGGGCTACTTTTTATTAACAACAGTCTCTATGTGACAACTCAAGGTAGTGTAGCCAAAGTTAATCCTGATACTGGAGAAGCTTTCCCTGATTTTAGTGCAGGTTTATCTAGTCAGGTTTTACGTTACAACTCACTAATAGCAGGAGCAACACCCACAGTTTTTGCTACACCTCAGCCTTCCCCAGATAGCTTTGGCTTTGTCAGTTTGCTTGGTTTAGCTCTTGGTGAAGATGGTGATTTGTATGTGAGTGATTTTGCTAACGACATCCGCCGCTATGACTTGGAGAGTGGGGAGTTAGTCGATACCCTTTCTACAAATTATACAACTGAGACACCACCCAGCAATAATTTTATTGGTAGTTTGGCTTTTGCCCCTAATGGTGATTTACTCACAGTTGGTTTTGATGTGACTACTGAACAAGGTGCGATTCTCAAATATGATACTGAGAGTAGTTCACCTGTTAATCCATTTCAGGTTTTAGTTCCCACAAACCCAGTTCTTGAGCGTCCTGTTGGTATAACTTTTTTCCCTACAGAAAGCCAGTTAGTATTTGGAACTCCGGGAAATGATGAATTAATTGCAGGTGTGGATTTAGAAGCTGTTGTAGATATTGTATTTACTGGTGGTGGTAGTGATGAAGTTGACTTGGCGATTAAAAGTCATGCCAGTGATAACCGCGCTTTCTTAGGTAGTGGCAATGACATTATATATGTCAATAACAGCGATCGCGCCTTTGGCGGTTCAGGAGATGACATTTTTGATGCTACAGATGGTAAAGGTGATAGTCGAATGTCAGGTGGTTCAGGCCATGATACCTTTTACCTGGGTAGTGTTGATAGGGCTTTGGGCGGTGATGGCAACGATAAATTTTTTGTACAGTCTGGTGGTGATAATCTCATCAGTGGTGGTGCTGGTGCTGACCATTTCTTCATTGCTAACGCTGAACTACCAGATACGGCTAATACAATTCTCGACTTTGAGATTGGTATTGATGTGATTAGTATTAATGGTGCTGCTGCCCTTGGTATTTCCGCAGCTACTTTGCTTTTACATGAAATGAGCGGCAATACTGAGATTAGCTTTGGTGACAAAACTCTGGCTATCCTTAATGGGGTTACAAATTTGGATATTAACCTCATCAAATTTGATGTGTTTATATAA
- a CDS encoding tetratricopeptide repeat protein codes for MEWQLLTPKWQVLGRLFTIAFFTALSGMLCVACSRNQDVLVTEVGVSPPNRLTANTSKAGEFYIQGQNQHAKGNSEAAIAAYSKSISLNSQYAPAFKSRGLAYFDAGNKEGAIADYNQALRLNPNDGETYNNRGNARASLGDQQAAIADYNEAIRLAPNYAEAFNNRGNARSAQGDKNGAVADYTEAIRIDQNYSVAYNNRGNTYFAQGDQQKAIADYNQAIRLNPNFGPAFNNRGNALAAIGDKRGALQDLQRAAAIFDKEGNKDLYQQVMKNIQELG; via the coding sequence ATGGAATGGCAGTTATTGACACCTAAATGGCAAGTATTAGGCAGATTATTCACCATAGCTTTTTTTACTGCTTTAAGCGGAATGTTATGCGTTGCTTGTAGTAGAAATCAGGACGTTTTGGTGACAGAAGTAGGAGTTAGTCCTCCCAATCGTCTGACAGCGAATACATCCAAAGCGGGAGAATTCTATATTCAAGGGCAAAATCAACACGCTAAGGGCAATTCTGAAGCTGCTATTGCTGCCTATAGTAAGTCGATTAGTCTCAATTCTCAATATGCTCCCGCTTTTAAAAGTCGGGGTTTGGCATATTTTGACGCGGGTAATAAAGAGGGTGCGATCGCAGATTATAATCAAGCATTACGCCTCAACCCCAATGATGGCGAAACTTACAATAACCGGGGCAATGCCCGTGCATCTCTGGGAGATCAACAAGCTGCGATCGCAGATTACAATGAAGCTATCCGCTTGGCCCCTAACTATGCTGAAGCCTTCAATAACCGAGGAAATGCCCGTTCTGCCCAAGGAGATAAAAACGGGGCTGTGGCTGATTACACTGAGGCTATTCGCATAGATCAGAACTATTCTGTTGCTTATAATAACAGAGGCAATACTTACTTTGCCCAGGGAGATCAACAGAAAGCGATCGCAGATTATAATCAAGCCATTCGCCTCAATCCTAACTTTGGCCCCGCTTTTAATAATCGAGGAAATGCCCTTGCAGCTATTGGAGACAAACGTGGGGCCCTGCAAGATTTGCAAAGGGCAGCAGCTATTTTTGATAAAGAAGGTAACAAAGATTTGTACCAACAAGTAATGAAGAATATTCAAGAACTGGGGTAA
- a CDS encoding PEP-CTERM sorting domain-containing protein (PEP-CTERM proteins occur, often in large numbers, in the proteomes of bacteria that also encode an exosortase, a predicted intramembrane cysteine proteinase. The presence of a PEP-CTERM domain at a protein's C-terminus predicts cleavage within the sorting domain, followed by covalent anchoring to some some component of the (usually Gram-negative) cell surface. Many PEP-CTERM proteins exhibit an unusual sequence composition that includes large numbers of potential glycosylation sites. Expression of one such protein has been shown restore the ability of a bacterium to form floc, a type of biofilm.), translating to MTTSSLLQKISVLAATSAIAVMATTGKASATTFYLGNGLNLPQINSSFNYSEDGISLVATGTQNSGASRNVYQSIFGLGVANNNNIFNVVGNQIDGGTSLGETLKLTFTNTAVKLLSATFSRVGSNDSFKLLVDGNQFIAADIPGGNFLDLDISKFTFSPSPTGTVFGFTVNDANDDYLVKYVEVEAVPEPASVLGLLAFGAMGAGSMIKRKQQQKAMVKA from the coding sequence ATGACAACTTCAAGCCTGCTTCAAAAAATTTCCGTATTAGCTGCGACCTCTGCAATAGCAGTAATGGCTACCACAGGAAAAGCATCAGCTACCACCTTCTATCTGGGAAATGGACTGAATCTACCTCAAATAAATTCCAGCTTTAACTACAGTGAAGATGGTATTTCACTAGTAGCAACAGGAACTCAAAACAGCGGTGCATCTAGAAATGTTTACCAAAGTATATTCGGGCTAGGAGTAGCAAACAATAATAATATATTTAATGTAGTAGGGAATCAGATTGATGGGGGAACGTCCCTTGGAGAAACGCTCAAATTGACTTTTACTAACACAGCAGTAAAACTACTTTCTGCCACCTTTAGTCGTGTCGGCAGCAATGACAGCTTTAAACTGTTAGTAGATGGAAATCAATTTATTGCTGCTGATATTCCTGGTGGTAATTTCTTGGATCTTGACATTAGTAAGTTCACCTTTAGCCCTTCTCCAACAGGCACTGTTTTTGGATTCACCGTTAACGATGCTAATGATGACTATTTAGTGAAATATGTTGAAGTTGAAGCTGTTCCCGAACCCGCTTCTGTATTAGGTCTTTTAGCTTTTGGTGCTATGGGTGCAGGATCTATGATCAAGCGTAAACAGCAACAAAAAGCAATGGTAAAAGCATAG